One Rosa chinensis cultivar Old Blush chromosome 5, RchiOBHm-V2, whole genome shotgun sequence genomic region harbors:
- the LOC112167409 gene encoding uncharacterized protein LOC112167409 isoform X1: MSFFTLLLSWAFLTILLSLPLSLSSSSIHDLLRSQGLPAGLLPKEVKSYSLSDDGFLQVFLDAPCLTKFENRVFFDSVVRANLSYGSLIGVEGLTQEELFLWLPVKDIIVDDPGSGLILFDIGVAHKQLSLSLFEDPPSCKPSGVLKNHVKRLKKGFEAQR; encoded by the exons ATGTCCTTCTTCACACTACTCCTCTCATGGGCTTTCCTAACCATCCTTCTCTCTCtacccctttctctctcctcttcctccaTCCACGACCTCCTCCGCTCGCAGGGCCTGCCAGCTGGTCTCCTCCCGAAGGAGGTCAAGTCCTACTCACTCTCCGACGATGGCTTCCTCCAAGTCTTCCTCGACGCTCCGTGCCTCACAAAATTCGAGAACCGGGTTTTCTTTGACAGCGTCGTTAGGGCCAACCTCAGCTACGGAAGTCTCATCGGAGTTGAGGGTTTGACTCAGGAAGAGCTCTTTCTGTGGCTGCCGGTGAAGGACATCATCGTTGATGATCCGGGATCAGGTCTCATACTTTTCGACATTGGAGTCGCTCATAAACAGCTTTCTCTGTCGCTCTTTGAAGATCCTCCTTCCTGTAAACCCTCAG GTGTATTGAAGAATCATGTGAAGAGGCTGAAAAAAGGGTTTGAAGCTCAGAGATAG
- the LOC112167409 gene encoding uncharacterized protein LOC112167409 isoform X2, whose protein sequence is MSFFTLLLSWAFLTILLSLPLSLSSSSIHDLLRSQGLPAGLLPKEVKSYSLSDDGFLQVFLDAPCLTKFENRVFFDSVVRANLSYGSLIGVEGLTQEELFLWLPVKDIIVDDPGSGLILFDIGVAHKQLSLSLFEDPPSCVLKNHVKRLKKGFEAQR, encoded by the exons ATGTCCTTCTTCACACTACTCCTCTCATGGGCTTTCCTAACCATCCTTCTCTCTCtacccctttctctctcctcttcctccaTCCACGACCTCCTCCGCTCGCAGGGCCTGCCAGCTGGTCTCCTCCCGAAGGAGGTCAAGTCCTACTCACTCTCCGACGATGGCTTCCTCCAAGTCTTCCTCGACGCTCCGTGCCTCACAAAATTCGAGAACCGGGTTTTCTTTGACAGCGTCGTTAGGGCCAACCTCAGCTACGGAAGTCTCATCGGAGTTGAGGGTTTGACTCAGGAAGAGCTCTTTCTGTGGCTGCCGGTGAAGGACATCATCGTTGATGATCCGGGATCAGGTCTCATACTTTTCGACATTGGAGTCGCTCATAAACAGCTTTCTCTGTCGCTCTTTGAAGATCCTCCTTCCT GTGTATTGAAGAATCATGTGAAGAGGCTGAAAAAAGGGTTTGAAGCTCAGAGATAG
- the LOC112167657 gene encoding (-)-germacrene D synthase yields the protein MPAQILESEAPTQNATPEVNRRSANFSPSIWGDQFLSYASNKESNIETEQHLREFKAEVNTMLKAPVEKLSQKLDLIDNILRLGVFRHFENEIHEILQQIHNNSYVNCDDLESDDELYTVALRFRLLRQQGYQVSCNVFRKFMDYDGNFKESLIEDVPGLLSLYEATHLRTHGEELLDDALTFTSTHLESATRHSLNPLVMKQVTHALYQPLWKGVTRLEARHHLSAYPDHNSHNETLLNFAKLDFNLLQQVHQKELSDIARWWKDLDFANKLPFARDRVVECYFWTLGVYFEPQYHFGRTTFCKVIAMTSIIDDIYDVYGTLEEAELFTEAIERWDISAMDILPEYMKICYQALLDVYREMEEKLAIEGNLYAIHYARESMKIQVRAYFREAKWFHQKYTPTLDEYMSLALVTSGYFMLATISFLGMGDIVTRDSFEWLFNSPKIVKASELVGRLMDDMASHKFEQKRGHVASAVECYMKEYGVTEEEAKVALTKQVDDAWKVINEELLKINTIPRPLLLRVLNLSRVIEVVYKNEDGYTHAGGVLKGFVASMLIKPVPI from the exons ATGCCTGCTCAAATACTAGAATCTGAAGCTCCAACACAAAATGCCACTCCTGAGGTTAATCGACGTTCAGCTAATTTTTCTCCTAGCATTTGGGGCGATCAGTTTCTCTCATATGCTTCTAATAAG GAAAGCAATATTGAAACTGAGCAACATCTCCGAGAATTCAAGGCAGAAGTGAACACGATGCTGAAGGCTCCGGTTGAAAAGCTTTCACAAAAGTTGGATTTGATTGATAACATTCTGCGCTTAGGAGTTTTCCGCCATTTTGAAAATGAGATCCACGAAATTTTACAGCAAATTCACAACAATTCTTATGTCAACTGTGACGACCTGGAGAGCGATGATGAGCTCTACACTGTGGCGCTTCGTTTTCGATTACTAAGACAACAGGGTTATCAAGTTTCATGCA ATGTGTTTAGGAAGTTCATGGACTATGATGGAAACTTTAAGGAATCACTTATTGAAGATGTCCCGGGACTATTAAGTTTGTATGAAGCCACACATCTTAGGACACACGGGGAAGAACTGCTTGATGATGCATTGACCTTCACCTCCACTCATCTTGAGTCGGCAACTCGCCATAGTTTAAACCCCCTGGTTATGAAGCAAGTAACTCATGCCTTGTATCAGCCTCTCTGGAAGGGTGTAACTAGACTCGAAGCCAGACATCACTTGTCTGCTTACCCGGATCACAATTCACATAATGAAACACTCTTGAATTTTGCAAAGTTGGATTTCAATCTACTGCAGCAAGTCCATCAGAAAGAACTAAGTGATATTGCAAG GTGGTGGAAGGACTTGGACTTTGCAAACAAGCTGCCGTTTGCAAGAGACAGAGTGGTTGAGTGTTACTTCTGGACTTTGGGAGTCTACTTTGAGCCCCAATATCACTTTGGTAGGACGACATTTTGCAAAGTAATTGCCATGACATCCATTATTGATGACATTTATGACGTGTATGGCACGCTTGAAGAGGCAGAACTTTTTACTGAAGCTATTGAGAG ATGGGACATCTCTGCCATGGATATACTGCCCGAGTATATGAAAATCTGTTACCAAGCACTGTTGGATGTCTATCGTGAAATGGAAGAAAAGCTTGCAATTGAGGGCAACTTATATGCCATCCACTACGCGAGAGAATCA ATGAAAATCCAGGTTAGAGCTTACTTCCGAGAAGCCAAATGGTTCCACCAGAAATACACGCCAACCTTGGATGAATATATGTCATTAGCACTTGTTACATCTGGCTACTTTATGCTAGCAACCATATCCTTTCTGGGAATGGGGGATATTGTCACAAGAGACTCCTTTGAGTGGTTGTTCAATAGTCCTAAAATTGTCAAGGCTTCAGAGTTAGTTGGCAGACTCATGGATGACATGGCTTCTCATAAG TTTGAGCAAAAGAGAGGACATGTCGCCTCAGCTGTGGAATGCTACATGAAAGAATATGGTGtcacagaagaagaagcaaaagtcGCACTGACTAAACAAGTGGATGATGCTTGGAAGGTCATAAATGAAGAATTGCTGAAGATTAACACTATTCCAAGGCCCCTCCTATTGCGAGTTCTCAATCTCTCTCGGGTGATTGAAGTTGTATATAAGAATGAAGATGGGTATACTCATGCAGGTGGTGTGCTCAAGGGTTTTGTGGCTTCTATGCTTATCAAACCTGTGCCTATATAA